One Streptomyces sp. 840.1 genomic window, CGGACGCTGGCCGGGCTGGACGCCTTCGCGGCCCGGCTGTCGGAGGCGGCCCGGCGGCGGGCACCGGTGCTGTTCGGCACCGGACATCCGCACCGGCTGCTCGGTTTCTACGCCGCACTGGCAGACGCTTTGTCGTCGGTCGGGTGCACCGTACTCACTCCCGCGCAGGGGCGATGTATCGACATAACGACCCGGTTCGGCGTACGCACGTACAACCTCGACTACGTACGGGGAGTCGCGCTGGTGCGCGAACCCGGCGTGCGGGTGCCCGGTGGTGGTACCGGCGCACACTCCCACTCACCGCTGCCCGTGAGGGTGGTTCTGGAGGCTGTCGCGGAGGGCCGGGGACCGCTGCCGGAACTCGTCGTGGGGGACCACGGCTGGGTCTGCGGGGCAGGTCAGCTGGGCATCGAGGCGATCGGGCTGGCCGATACGGACGATCCGGCGCTGTTCGTCGGTGAGGCAGAGGGAAGGGTGTCGGTCGCCGTGCCGGTGGACGACGCCGTGCGGTCCGCCTACTACCTGCCGCTCACGCGCTATGTACTCAATCGGGCGTGTCTGTCACAGTAGGCGGCCGATCGTCTCTCCTCTTCCCCACTCGCATCACCCGCCCCTAATCTGGGGAGTGAGCGCACATCGACGAAGAGTCACCGGAGGGGAAGCCGGTGCGCGTCGCGTGCGGAAGGTACAGGTGGATCATGGCTGCTGACAGCGAGAGGCCTCTCAACGAGGTCAAGTTTCTGACCGTGGCGGAAGTCGCCTCGGTCATGCGAGTGTCGAAGATGACCGTGTACCGCCTGGTGCACAGCGGTCATCTGCCGGCGATCCGGGTGGGCAGGTCCTTCCGGGTGCCGGAGCAAGCGGTTCACGAGTATCTCCGGGAGTCCTTCGTGGGGGTGGGGTCGGCCTGACATTCCCCTCGGATTACGTCCCTCACCCGGTGGCGGGTAGGCTAGGCCGACGTAGGTCGTGTGGGCCCAGACGCCCCGCACCAGTGAAGAAGAAGTGAGCGAGGGTAGTCGTGGGCTCTGTCATTAAGAAGCGGCGCAAGCGGATGGCCAAGAAGAAGCACCGCAAGCTGCTCAAGCGCACGCGCGTTCAGCGTCGCAACAAGAAGTAAGCGAACGCAGTTCGTGAAATCCGCAGCCCTTCCGCCGACAAGGCGGGAGGGCTGCGGTGCTGTGCGGGCGGGGCCGCGCATTCACCCGGGTTCCGGCACACATTCGGGCCAAGACGCGGGAGAAGGCCGCCGCGCGGGCATCACAGGGCAACGTCCACCCGCTACGGTGACCACCGGGGGAGAACCTCTTCGAGGACTCCTCCGACTCACTTCACGGGAGACCGACGGAAGGCGCTGATCTTGGGGAAGGTCGTGCTCGTCACGGGAGCGGCCCGGCAGCTGGGCGGCCGTTTCGTGCGGCGCATCCAGCGTGATCCGGACGTGGACCGGGTGATCGCGGTCGACGCGGTCGTGCCCGGCCATCAGCTGGGGGACGCCGTCTTCGTGAGGGCGGACATCCGCCAGTCCGCCATCGCCAGGGTCCTCGCCGAGCACTCGGTCGACACGGTCGTCCACCTGGACGTCAGCGCGATGGGCCCCGGTGCCCAGGGCCGCAGCGCGGTCAAGGAGACCAACGTCATCGGCACCATGCAGTTGCTCGGTGCGTGCCAGAAGGCCCCGGCCGTCCAGCGGCTGGTGGTCAAGTCCAGTACGGGCGTCTATGGTTCCGCGCCGCGCGATCCGGCGGTCTTCCACGAGACCACCCCGCCCAAGTCCTTGCCGAGCGGGGGCTTCGCGAAGGACGCGGTGGAGGTCGAGGGGTACGTACGGGGCTTCGCGCGCCGCAGGCCGGACGTGGCGGTGTGCGTGCTCAGGTTCGCGAACATCCTGGGGCCCGAGGCGGATTCGCCGCTCGCGGACTATCTGTCGCTGCCGGTGCTGCCGACGGTGTTCGGGTACGACCCGAGGCTCCAGTTCGTCCACGAGGACGATGTCATCGACGTACTGGTCATCGCCGCGAGCGAGCCTCGGCGCTCCACGCTGAACAGCGGCACCTTCAACATCGCCGGGGACGGGGTGCTGCTGCTCTCGCAGTGCTCGCGGCGGCTGGGGCGGCCGACGATGCCGGTGCTGCTGCCCGCGGTCACCTGGGTCGGCCAGGCGCTGCGTACCGTCGGGATGACGGACTTCTCGCCGGAGCAGATCCGGCTGCTCACCCATGGCAGGGTGGTCTCCACCGTCCAGATGCGCGAGACCCTGGGCTTTTGGCCCCGGTTCACCACGGTGGAGACGTTCGCGGAGTTCGCCCGCAGCCGGGGACCGGGTCTGCTGCCGCCCGAGACGGTGGGCCGGGCCATCGGCAGACTGGCAGCGATGCCGTTCGCCGGGGGGACCGGCGGGGCCCCGGGGATCACCGGGGCCGGCGACGACACACACCCGACCCCGAGCGGCAGGTAGAGGAGCGCACCGACGATGGCGGACGCCAAGGTCATTCCGTTCGACGACGACCGTTCGCGGCCGGGGGGTTCGCCGCGTGCCGCGCGGCGGCGTGGCCCCGGACGCGGCAACGGGTCCGTGAGCGCCCTGCCGGGGCAGCCGGGCGCCGGGCCGCCGTCGGAGCGGCCGGAGGGGCAGGGGGAGCCGGCTGAGGCCGATGAGGCCTCGGTGGCGGCCGAGGGCGCGGGCCGGGGCGGCTGGGAACGGCGGATCGCGGGCGGACTGGCGTTCCTGCGCCGGCGGGTCACGGGCGACTACGACGTCGACGAGTTCGGCTACGACGAGGAACTCACCGACCAGGTGCTGATGTCGGCGCTGCGGCCCCTGTACGAGAAGTACTTCCGGGTCGAGGTGAAGGGCATCGAGAACATCCCGTCGGAGGGCGGGGCGCTCATCGTGTCCAACCACTCCGGGACACTGCCGCTGGACGGGCTGATGCTCCAGGTCGCGGTGCACGACAACCATCCGGCGGGGCGGCATCTGCGGCTGCTCGCGGCGGACCTGGTCTTCATGCTGCCGGTCGTCAACGAGCTGGCCCGCAAGGCCGGGCACACCCTCGCCTGCGCGGAGGACGCGGAGCGGCTGCTGCGGCAGGGCGAGGTCGTCGGGGTGATGCCGGAGGGCTTCAAGGGCATCGGCAAGCCGTTCGGCGAGCGGTACAAGCTCCAGCGCTTCGGGCGTGGCGGCTTCGTGTCGACGGCGCTGCGCGCCGGGGTGCCGATCGTGCCGTGCTCGATCGTGGGGGCGGAGGAGATCTACCCCATGATCGGCAACTCCCGGACGCTCGCGCGGCTGCTGGGTACGCCGTACTTCCCGATCACGCCGACGTTTCCGTGGCTGGGGCCGCTGGGGGCGGTGCCGTTGCCGACGAAGTGGACGATCCAGTTCGGTGAGCCGATTCCCACGGACGGGTATCCGCTGGAGGCGGCGGAGGATCCGATGCTGATGTTCAACCTGACGGATCAGGTGCGGGAGCAGATCCAGCACACGCTGTACAAGTTGCTGGTGCAGCGGCGGTCGGTGTTCTTCTGAGTGTGCGTGGGGCGCCCGGGTGCGCCGGGGGAGCCGCTCTGTCCTCAATCGCCGGACGGGCTTGATCTGCCGGGCCGAGTTGGTGGTGGCGGACCGAGTGGATTGTGCGGGGGCGCGTTGATTTCTGCCGGGGCAGCCGGGTTTTGCCGGACGGGCTGTGCGTGTGTGCCCGTCCGGCGGGTGGGTCAGGATTCGTTCTTGCTGTCGATCCCCAGGCCTCCGATCAGGCCGGGGATCAGTGGGGGCAGCGTGATGTCCGGCGTGGGCGGCGCGCTCGGGGTGTCCTTCGACGGTTCCGTGGCGTCCGGTGACGGCGGGTCGAAGAGATCGTCCGTGCCGCCTCCGATCAGTCCGTCCACCGGGGTGCTGCCCGAGTCCGAGGGGCGGGGCGAGGTGCTGCGGCCCTTGTCGCCCTCGTGCGAACCGGCGGCCGAGGAGGACGACGGCGACGGCTTGTGCGAGGAGGGTGCCGTGCCCGTGCCCGTGCCCTTGCCGGTGCCCGGGTCGGTGGAGCCGGACCGCTGGGATCCGCCGCTCTTCTCCGGGGCGCGGGGGAACAGCGACTGCAGCGGCGCGACTTCCTCGTCTATGGCCGCGAAGACCGAGCTCACCTGGTCACCCAGCTCGGTGAGCTGGACGGGCAGCCGGTCGCGGAGGCTGGTCCAGCTCTCGCGGTGCGACCGGGAGAAGGAGTCCAGGGTCTGGATCGGGCCGATGGCGCCGTCCCGCTGGTAGGCGGCGTGGAGCAGCCGGTGGCCCTCGGTGGCGTCGTGCGTCATGCCGTTGAGCGTGCGCCTGACCTCACCGAGCTGTTCGTGGTCCAGATCGCCGGA contains:
- a CDS encoding lysophospholipid acyltransferase family protein, encoding MADAKVIPFDDDRSRPGGSPRAARRRGPGRGNGSVSALPGQPGAGPPSERPEGQGEPAEADEASVAAEGAGRGGWERRIAGGLAFLRRRVTGDYDVDEFGYDEELTDQVLMSALRPLYEKYFRVEVKGIENIPSEGGALIVSNHSGTLPLDGLMLQVAVHDNHPAGRHLRLLAADLVFMLPVVNELARKAGHTLACAEDAERLLRQGEVVGVMPEGFKGIGKPFGERYKLQRFGRGGFVSTALRAGVPIVPCSIVGAEEIYPMIGNSRTLARLLGTPYFPITPTFPWLGPLGAVPLPTKWTIQFGEPIPTDGYPLEAAEDPMLMFNLTDQVREQIQHTLYKLLVQRRSVFF
- a CDS encoding phosphatase, producing MLSTGALRAHLLAARLAGPVATPREVSLRSYRLFAARDPRVTLGLDPGQGWGELDLLRLMADKCGVSADPAHVSGPDVIDPERTLAGLDAFAARLSEAARRRAPVLFGTGHPHRLLGFYAALADALSSVGCTVLTPAQGRCIDITTRFGVRTYNLDYVRGVALVREPGVRVPGGGTGAHSHSPLPVRVVLEAVAEGRGPLPELVVGDHGWVCGAGQLGIEAIGLADTDDPALFVGEAEGRVSVAVPVDDAVRSAYYLPLTRYVLNRACLSQ
- a CDS encoding 30S ribosomal protein bS22, whose product is MGSVIKKRRKRMAKKKHRKLLKRTRVQRRNKK
- a CDS encoding DUF5667 domain-containing protein, whose protein sequence is MIANVSAHRRANAFAQALEEQSLRGAAAVQPEEPAEPADRGPLLALANGLGELPKPALDPEVKVVQRAQLVAAMEAMFAAGGTPAAPTVPEQRNKGAHRASPLRKLRPRSRWTKGLAAGGLTVGVAAGAFGGVAAASSDALPGDSLYGLKRGMEDIHLNLASSDTSRGEVYLDQASTRLSEARRLMERGRSGDLDHEQLGEVRRTLNGMTHDATEGHRLLHAAYQRDGAIGPIQTLDSFSRSHRESWTSLRDRLPVQLTELGDQVSSVFAAIDEEVAPLQSLFPRAPEKSGGSQRSGSTDPGTGKGTGTGTAPSSHKPSPSSSSAAGSHEGDKGRSTSPRPSDSGSTPVDGLIGGGTDDLFDPPSPDATEPSKDTPSAPPTPDITLPPLIPGLIGGLGIDSKNES
- a CDS encoding NAD-dependent epimerase/dehydratase family protein, with amino-acid sequence MGKVVLVTGAARQLGGRFVRRIQRDPDVDRVIAVDAVVPGHQLGDAVFVRADIRQSAIARVLAEHSVDTVVHLDVSAMGPGAQGRSAVKETNVIGTMQLLGACQKAPAVQRLVVKSSTGVYGSAPRDPAVFHETTPPKSLPSGGFAKDAVEVEGYVRGFARRRPDVAVCVLRFANILGPEADSPLADYLSLPVLPTVFGYDPRLQFVHEDDVIDVLVIAASEPRRSTLNSGTFNIAGDGVLLLSQCSRRLGRPTMPVLLPAVTWVGQALRTVGMTDFSPEQIRLLTHGRVVSTVQMRETLGFWPRFTTVETFAEFARSRGPGLLPPETVGRAIGRLAAMPFAGGTGGAPGITGAGDDTHPTPSGR
- a CDS encoding helix-turn-helix domain-containing protein; this encodes MAADSERPLNEVKFLTVAEVASVMRVSKMTVYRLVHSGHLPAIRVGRSFRVPEQAVHEYLRESFVGVGSA